In Deinococcus yavapaiensis KR-236, one genomic interval encodes:
- a CDS encoding cold-shock protein produces MAVGKVKWFNAEKGFGFIEMTGSPDVFAHFSAIQSSGFKKLNEGDEVEFEVESGQRGKGPQARNIVVTKAAPVSEYAERPRRDSRW; encoded by the coding sequence ATGGCTGTTGGTAAAGTGAAATGGTTCAACGCGGAAAAAGGCTTCGGCTTCATCGAAATGACGGGCAGCCCCGACGTGTTCGCGCACTTCAGCGCGATTCAAAGCAGCGGCTTCAAGAAGCTCAACGAAGGTGACGAAGTCGAGTTCGAGGTCGAGTCCGGCCAGCGCGGCAAAGGCCCGCAAGCCAGGAACATCGTCGTGACGAAAGCGGCCCCCGTCAGCGAGTACGCCGAGCGTCCTCGCCGCGACAGCCGCTGGTAA